A single region of the Streptomyces vilmorinianum genome encodes:
- the alc gene encoding allantoicase, protein MTFETSQDQDPHANDAAPYSGGDPYADYRAGDFPFTELVDLADRRLGAGVVAANDEFFAERENLLVRERAVFDPEHFGHKGKIMDGWETRRRRGADAENVFPAPEDHDRAIVRLGAPGVIRGIVVDTAHFRGNYPQRVSIQATAVEGAPSPEQLLADDVKWEELVPPTPVRGHAANGFEIDVERRFTHIRLCQHPDGGIARLRVHGEVVPDPEWLELLGTLDLIAVLNGGVYEDASDTFYSSPTQIILPGTSRKMDDGWENRRRRVRGTNDWVRFRLAAQGSVRAVEIDTAYLKGNSAGWIALQGRDGGTEDNADWFEIIPRTRLQPDTLHRFKLPQEAVVTHVRLDAFPDGGIARMRLHGTLTERGLAELRTRHAALGG, encoded by the coding sequence ATGACCTTCGAGACGAGCCAGGACCAGGACCCGCACGCCAACGACGCCGCCCCCTACTCCGGCGGCGACCCGTACGCCGACTACCGCGCCGGTGACTTCCCCTTCACCGAGCTGGTCGACCTGGCCGACCGGCGCCTCGGCGCCGGTGTCGTCGCCGCCAACGACGAGTTCTTCGCCGAGCGGGAGAACCTCCTCGTCCGCGAGCGCGCCGTCTTCGACCCGGAGCACTTCGGCCACAAGGGCAAGATCATGGACGGCTGGGAGACCCGCCGCCGGCGCGGCGCCGACGCCGAGAACGTCTTCCCCGCCCCCGAGGACCACGACCGGGCCATCGTCCGCCTCGGCGCCCCCGGCGTCATCCGCGGGATCGTCGTCGACACCGCCCACTTCCGCGGCAACTACCCCCAGCGGGTGTCGATCCAGGCCACCGCCGTCGAAGGGGCGCCCAGCCCCGAGCAGCTCCTCGCCGACGACGTGAAGTGGGAGGAGCTCGTCCCGCCCACCCCCGTCCGCGGCCACGCCGCCAACGGCTTCGAGATCGACGTCGAGCGCCGCTTCACCCACATCCGCCTCTGCCAGCACCCCGACGGCGGCATCGCCCGCCTCCGCGTCCACGGCGAGGTCGTGCCCGACCCCGAGTGGCTGGAGCTGCTCGGCACCCTCGACCTGATCGCCGTGCTCAACGGCGGGGTGTACGAGGACGCGTCGGACACGTTCTACTCCTCGCCGACCCAGATCATCCTGCCCGGCACCTCCCGCAAGATGGACGACGGCTGGGAGAACCGCCGCCGCCGGGTCCGCGGCACCAACGACTGGGTCCGCTTCCGGCTCGCCGCCCAGGGCTCCGTACGGGCCGTCGAGATCGACACCGCGTACCTGAAGGGCAACTCGGCCGGCTGGATCGCGCTCCAGGGCCGAGACGGCGGGACCGAGGACAACGCGGACTGGTTCGAGATCATCCCGCGCACCCGGCTCCAGCCCGACACCCTGCACCGCTTCAAGCTCCCGCAGGAGGCCGTCGTCACCCACGTCCGTCTCGACGCCTTCCCCGACGGCGGTATCGCCCGGATGCGGCTGCACGGCACGCTCACGGAGCGGGGCCTGGCCGAGCTGCGCACCCGTCACGCCGCGCTCGGCGGCTGA
- the pepN gene encoding aminopeptidase N, giving the protein MPGTNLTREEAQQRAKLLTVDAYEVDLDLSGAQEGGTYRSVTTVRFDSAEAGAETFIDLVAPAVHEVVLNGHALDVAAVFRDSRIALAHLQQGRNELKVVADCAYTNTGEGLHRFVDPVDDQAYLYTQFEVPDARRVFASFEQPDLKATFQFTVKAPSGWTVISNSPTPEPKDDVWVFEPTPRISTYITALIVGPYHSVHSSYEKDGQTVPLGIYCRPSLAEYLDADHIFDVTRQGFDWFQEKFAYDYPFAKYDQLFVPEFNAGAMENAGAVTIRDQYVFRSKVTDAAYERRAETILHELAHMWFGDLVTMEWWNDLWLNESFATFTSVACQASVKGTRWPNAWTTFANAEKTWAYRQDQLPSTHPIMAEINDLEDVLVNFDGITYAKGASVLKQLVAYVGQDEFFKGVQAYFKAHAFGNTRLTDLLGALEETSGRDLKAWSKLWLETAGINILRPEIETDENGVITSFAVKQEAPALPAGAKGESTLRPHRIAIGFYNLDAVGKLVRSDRIELDIEAAELTAVPQLAGRPRPAVVLLNDDDLSYAKVRLDEVSLKNVTAHLGDFTESLPRALCWASAWDMTRDGELATRDYLDLVLSGITKETDIGVVQSLQGQVKAAIDLYAAPEWRETGLARWTGAALEQLRTAVPSSDHQLAWARAFAATARTDADLDVLAGLLDGSEVIEGLAVDTELRWAFVQRLAATGRFDEPEIAAELERDRTAAGERHAATARAARPTEAAKAEAWASVVESDKLANAVQAAVIGGFVQTDQRELLAPYTAKYFASIKGISETRSHEIVQQIVVGLYPTIQVSQETLDATDAWIAANDPAPALKRLVTECRAGVERALKAQAADAAAA; this is encoded by the coding sequence GTGCCTGGCACAAACCTGACCCGTGAAGAGGCGCAGCAGAGGGCGAAGCTGCTGACCGTGGACGCGTACGAGGTCGACCTCGACCTCTCCGGTGCGCAGGAGGGCGGCACCTACCGGTCCGTCACCACCGTCCGCTTCGATTCCGCCGAGGCCGGTGCGGAGACCTTCATCGACCTCGTCGCCCCCGCCGTCCACGAGGTCGTGCTCAACGGCCACGCGCTCGACGTGGCCGCCGTCTTCCGGGACTCGCGGATCGCGCTGGCCCATCTGCAGCAGGGGCGCAACGAGCTGAAGGTCGTCGCCGACTGCGCGTACACCAACACCGGCGAGGGTCTGCACCGGTTCGTCGACCCGGTCGACGACCAGGCCTACCTCTACACCCAGTTCGAGGTGCCGGACGCCCGCCGCGTCTTCGCCTCCTTCGAGCAGCCGGACCTGAAGGCGACGTTCCAGTTCACCGTGAAGGCGCCGAGCGGCTGGACGGTGATCTCCAACTCGCCGACGCCGGAGCCCAAGGACGACGTGTGGGTCTTCGAGCCCACCCCGCGGATCTCGACGTACATCACCGCGCTGATCGTCGGCCCGTACCACTCGGTGCACTCCTCCTACGAGAAGGACGGGCAGACCGTTCCGCTCGGCATCTACTGCCGTCCGTCGCTGGCGGAGTACCTCGACGCGGACCACATCTTCGACGTCACGCGCCAGGGCTTCGACTGGTTCCAGGAGAAGTTCGCGTACGACTACCCCTTCGCCAAGTACGACCAGCTCTTCGTGCCGGAGTTCAACGCGGGCGCGATGGAGAACGCGGGCGCGGTCACCATCCGCGACCAGTACGTCTTCCGCTCGAAGGTGACGGACGCGGCGTACGAGCGCCGGGCCGAGACGATCCTGCACGAGCTCGCGCACATGTGGTTCGGCGACCTGGTCACCATGGAGTGGTGGAACGACCTGTGGCTGAACGAGTCGTTCGCGACCTTCACCTCGGTCGCCTGCCAGGCCTCCGTGAAGGGCACGCGCTGGCCGAACGCCTGGACCACCTTCGCCAACGCGGAGAAGACCTGGGCGTACCGGCAGGACCAGCTGCCGTCCACGCACCCGATCATGGCCGAGATCAACGATCTCGAGGACGTGCTGGTCAACTTCGACGGCATCACCTACGCCAAGGGCGCCAGCGTCCTCAAGCAGCTGGTCGCGTACGTCGGCCAGGACGAGTTCTTCAAGGGCGTGCAGGCGTACTTCAAGGCGCACGCCTTCGGCAACACGCGCCTGACGGACCTGCTCGGCGCCCTGGAGGAGACCTCCGGCCGTGATCTGAAGGCCTGGTCGAAGCTGTGGCTGGAGACGGCCGGCATCAACATCCTGCGCCCGGAGATCGAGACCGACGAGAACGGTGTCATCACCTCCTTCGCCGTCAAGCAGGAGGCCCCGGCCCTGCCGGCCGGCGCCAAGGGCGAGTCGACGCTGCGTCCGCACCGGATCGCGATCGGCTTCTACAACCTCGACGCGGTCGGGAAGCTGGTCCGCTCCGACCGGATCGAGCTGGACATCGAGGCGGCCGAGCTGACCGCCGTACCGCAGCTCGCGGGCCGGCCGCGCCCGGCGGTCGTGCTGCTCAACGACGACGACCTGTCGTACGCCAAGGTGCGTCTCGACGAGGTGTCGCTGAAGAACGTCACCGCGCACCTCGGGGACTTCACCGAGTCGCTGCCGCGCGCGCTGTGCTGGGCCTCGGCCTGGGACATGACGCGGGACGGCGAGCTGGCCACCCGCGACTACCTGGACCTGGTCCTCTCCGGCATCACCAAGGAGACCGACATCGGTGTGGTGCAGTCGCTGCAGGGCCAGGTGAAGGCGGCCATCGACCTGTACGCGGCGCCGGAGTGGCGGGAGACGGGCCTGGCCCGCTGGACCGGGGCCGCCCTGGAGCAGCTGCGGACGGCGGTGCCGTCGAGCGACCACCAGCTGGCGTGGGCGCGGGCGTTCGCCGCGACCGCCCGGACGGACGCGGACCTCGATGTGCTCGCCGGTCTGCTCGACGGCAGCGAGGTCATCGAGGGTCTCGCCGTGGACACCGAGCTGCGCTGGGCGTTCGTGCAGCGGCTCGCCGCGACGGGGCGTTTCGACGAGCCGGAGATCGCGGCCGAGCTGGAGCGCGACCGGACGGCGGCGGGCGAGCGGCACGCGGCGACCGCTCGGGCGGCGCGTCCGACGGAGGCGGCGAAGGCCGAGGCCTGGGCCTCGGTCGTGGAGTCCGACAAGCTGGCGAACGCCGTGCAGGCGGCGGTGATCGGGGGCTTCGTCCAGACCGACCAGCGTGAGCTGCTCGCCCCGTACACCGCGAAGTACTTCGCGTCGATCAAGGGCATCTCGGAGACCCGGAGCCACGAGATCGTCCAGCAGATCGTGGTGGGCCTCTACCCGACGATCCAGGTCTCGCAGGAGACCCTGGACGCCACGGACGCCTGGATCGCGGCGAACGACCCGGCGCCGGCGCTGAAGCGTCTGGTGACGGAGTGCCGTGCGGGCGTGGAGCGCGCGCTGAAGGCGCAGGCGGCGGACGCGGCCGCCGCGTAG
- a CDS encoding aspartate-semialdehyde dehydrogenase, with protein MKVGIVGATGQVGTVMRKILAERNFPVDELRLFASARSAGTVVDGITVEDASTADYAGLDIVLFSAGGATSKALAEKVASQGAVVIDNSSAWRRDPEVPLVVSEVNPHAVKDRPKGIIANPNCTTMAAMPVLKPLHQEAGLTALVATTYQAVSGSGVAGVAELRTQACAVAEQADQLAFDGEAVAFPEPNVYRRPIAFNVVPLAGNLVDDGTHETDEEQKLRNESRKILEIPELKVSGTCVRVPVFSGHSLQVNARFERPISVERAYELLKDAEGVELSEIPTPLQAAGKDASYVGRIRVDETVENGLALFLSNDNLRKGAALNAVQIAELVAAELKG; from the coding sequence GTGAAGGTCGGAATCGTCGGAGCCACCGGTCAGGTCGGCACAGTCATGCGCAAGATCCTGGCCGAGCGGAACTTCCCGGTCGACGAGCTGCGGCTCTTCGCCTCCGCCCGCTCCGCCGGTACCGTCGTGGACGGGATCACGGTCGAGGACGCCTCCACCGCCGACTACGCGGGCCTGGACATCGTGCTCTTCTCCGCCGGTGGCGCCACCTCCAAGGCGCTCGCCGAGAAGGTCGCCTCCCAGGGCGCCGTGGTGATCGACAACTCCTCCGCCTGGCGCCGCGACCCCGAGGTCCCGCTGGTGGTCTCCGAGGTCAACCCGCACGCGGTCAAGGACCGCCCCAAGGGGATCATCGCCAACCCGAACTGCACCACTATGGCCGCGATGCCCGTCCTCAAGCCGCTCCACCAGGAGGCCGGCCTGACCGCGCTCGTCGCCACCACCTACCAGGCCGTCTCCGGCTCCGGCGTGGCCGGTGTCGCCGAGCTGCGCACCCAGGCGTGCGCCGTCGCCGAGCAGGCCGACCAGCTGGCCTTCGACGGCGAGGCCGTCGCCTTCCCCGAGCCGAACGTCTACCGCCGCCCGATCGCCTTCAACGTGGTGCCGCTCGCCGGCAACCTGGTCGACGACGGCACGCACGAGACCGACGAGGAGCAGAAGCTCCGCAACGAGTCCCGCAAGATCCTCGAGATCCCCGAGCTCAAGGTCTCCGGCACCTGCGTGCGCGTCCCCGTCTTCTCGGGCCACTCGCTCCAGGTCAACGCCCGCTTCGAGCGTCCGATCAGCGTGGAGCGCGCCTACGAGCTCCTGAAGGACGCCGAGGGCGTCGAGCTCTCCGAGATCCCGACCCCGCTCCAGGCGGCCGGCAAGGACGCCTCGTACGTCGGCCGGATCCGCGTGGACGAGACCGTGGAGAACGGCCTGGCGCTGTTCCTCTCCAACGACAACCTGCGCAAGGGCGCCGCGCTGAACGCGGTGCAGATCGCGGAGCTGGTGGCGGCGGAGCTGAAGGGCTGA
- a CDS encoding S8 family serine peptidase yields the protein MTTPETQSSIPGRSTSGHRRAARIAAAAGLVTALVAAGAAPVLAADDPATTPPVKSSGSADKLGPTDAQRLTEAEASGEKNVTILVATAPGATEQVAGQLDAVPGASVGRQDDKLGYVRATIPTAKAEAAITAATKLSSVQSIDLQAEIKLDDPTPDAGTTGAVEGTTVTTTYPAPGKSTPAKNPYNPSHETGAVEFVEDNPKADGRGVTIGILDSGVDLGHPALQKTTTGERKIVDWVTATDPITEGDGTWRAQVTEVTGPVFTASGQSWKAPEGSYRFNRFAESVTAGGDPAGDINRDGDTTDLFGMLYDPAAGTVRVDTDQNNDFTDNAPMKPYKDGYQIGYFGTDNPATEVAEKTPFVVEIRKDVPMDPYGGPWVGKKADFVNIGIVESAHGTHVAGITAANSLFGGKMNGAAPGAKIVSSRACTWTGGCTNTALTEGMTDLVVNRGVDIVNMSIGGLPALNDGDNVRARLYTRLIDEYGVQLVISAGNSGPGTNTIGDPGLADKVLSVGAAVSKSTWAANYGSAVEKSYAMFPFSSRGPREDGGFTPTITGPGSSVNTIPTWQAGSGVPEAGYALPAGYGMLNGTSMSSPQVAGASALLLSAAKQNGVEVSPLTLRTALTSTAKRIYGVKAHEQGSGLIDINDAWDSILDGATAHDYKVEAPVDTAIFPAPHTGTGVYDREGGLKAGQKKTYNVTITRTTGPKWGVRHELNWKYNDGTFKAATAYDYITLPLNKPVTVKVVALPRTAGVHSAILELDDEGTEGVDKQILSTVVVASDLTAPGFGLSATGSVQRNSHKSYFVTVPAGAKTLEVALGGLKEKSQTRFIAIHPYGVPFESTASNVCYPHYNPANTCRPDLRSYANPTPGVWEIEVEARRTSPDLDNPYKLDVSVLGADFDPAVQTVAEAKVGTPAAVEWKVTNKFAAIDGKLKGGSLGSAKVETPTIQHHEQQTKTVTIGEGVERLDVAIGNTSDKAADLDLTVFLDGKQVGQAADGDSEEAVSLVKPAAGTYTIVIDGYSVQAAGGTTYDYRDVYYSASLGSVQVDATTSYPLANGASATVGAQVLVAGAAPEGRQFFGEVQLLNARGTVAGSGSVVIGNVVP from the coding sequence ATGACCACCCCCGAAACCCAGAGCTCCATACCCGGGCGCTCGACCTCCGGGCACAGACGCGCGGCCCGTATCGCCGCCGCCGCCGGACTCGTGACCGCGCTCGTCGCGGCCGGTGCCGCCCCGGTCCTGGCCGCCGACGATCCGGCGACCACTCCCCCGGTCAAGTCCTCCGGCTCCGCCGACAAGCTGGGCCCGACCGACGCCCAGCGCCTGACCGAGGCCGAGGCGAGCGGCGAGAAGAACGTCACGATCCTCGTCGCCACCGCCCCGGGCGCCACCGAGCAGGTCGCCGGCCAGCTCGACGCCGTCCCGGGCGCCTCCGTCGGCCGTCAGGACGACAAGCTCGGCTACGTCCGGGCCACGATCCCGACCGCCAAGGCGGAGGCCGCCATCACGGCGGCCACCAAGCTCTCCTCCGTCCAGTCGATCGACCTCCAGGCCGAGATCAAGCTGGACGACCCGACCCCGGACGCGGGCACCACCGGCGCCGTCGAGGGCACGACCGTCACCACGACGTACCCGGCCCCGGGCAAGAGCACCCCGGCGAAGAACCCGTACAACCCGTCCCACGAGACCGGTGCGGTCGAGTTCGTCGAGGACAACCCCAAGGCCGACGGCCGCGGCGTGACCATCGGCATCCTCGACTCCGGTGTCGACCTCGGTCACCCGGCGCTGCAGAAGACCACCACCGGCGAGCGCAAGATCGTCGACTGGGTCACCGCCACCGACCCGATCACCGAGGGCGACGGCACCTGGCGTGCCCAGGTGACCGAGGTCACCGGCCCGGTGTTCACGGCCTCGGGACAGAGCTGGAAGGCTCCCGAGGGCTCGTACCGGTTCAACCGGTTCGCCGAGTCCGTCACGGCGGGCGGCGACCCGGCGGGTGACATCAACCGGGACGGCGACACCACCGATCTCTTCGGCATGCTGTACGACCCGGCTGCCGGGACCGTCCGCGTGGACACCGACCAGAACAACGACTTCACGGACAACGCGCCGATGAAGCCGTACAAGGACGGGTACCAGATCGGCTACTTCGGTACCGACAACCCCGCCACCGAGGTCGCCGAGAAGACGCCGTTCGTCGTGGAGATCCGCAAGGACGTCCCGATGGACCCGTACGGCGGCCCCTGGGTCGGCAAGAAGGCCGACTTCGTCAACATCGGCATCGTCGAGTCCGCCCACGGCACGCACGTCGCCGGCATCACCGCCGCGAACAGCCTCTTCGGCGGCAAGATGAACGGTGCCGCGCCCGGCGCGAAGATCGTCTCCTCGCGCGCGTGCACGTGGACCGGCGGCTGCACCAACACCGCCCTGACCGAGGGCATGACGGACCTCGTCGTCAACCGTGGCGTCGACATCGTCAACATGTCGATCGGCGGCCTGCCCGCGCTGAACGACGGCGACAACGTCCGCGCCCGGCTCTACACCCGTCTGATCGACGAGTACGGCGTGCAGCTGGTCATCTCGGCCGGCAACTCCGGCCCGGGCACGAACACGATCGGCGACCCCGGCCTGGCCGACAAGGTCCTCTCGGTCGGCGCGGCCGTCTCCAAGTCGACCTGGGCCGCCAACTACGGCTCGGCCGTCGAGAAGTCGTACGCCATGTTCCCCTTCTCCTCGCGCGGCCCGCGTGAGGACGGCGGCTTCACCCCGACCATCACCGGTCCGGGCTCGTCCGTGAACACCATCCCGACCTGGCAGGCCGGCTCCGGCGTGCCCGAGGCCGGCTACGCGCTGCCCGCCGGTTACGGGATGCTCAACGGCACCTCGATGTCCTCGCCGCAGGTCGCGGGCGCGAGCGCGCTGCTGCTCTCGGCCGCGAAGCAGAACGGCGTCGAGGTCTCGCCGCTCACCCTGCGCACCGCGCTCACCTCCACCGCGAAGCGGATCTACGGTGTCAAGGCGCACGAGCAGGGCTCGGGTCTGATCGACATCAACGACGCCTGGGACTCGATCCTGGACGGCGCGACCGCCCACGACTACAAGGTCGAGGCCCCGGTCGACACCGCGATCTTCCCGGCCCCGCACACCGGCACCGGTGTGTACGACCGTGAGGGCGGCCTCAAGGCCGGCCAGAAGAAGACGTACAACGTCACCATCACCCGTACCACGGGCCCGAAGTGGGGCGTGCGGCACGAGCTGAACTGGAAGTACAACGACGGCACCTTCAAGGCGGCCACCGCGTACGACTACATCACGCTGCCGCTGAACAAGCCGGTGACCGTGAAGGTCGTGGCGCTGCCGCGCACCGCCGGCGTCCACAGCGCCATCCTGGAGCTGGACGACGAGGGCACCGAGGGCGTCGACAAGCAGATCCTGTCGACCGTCGTCGTCGCGAGCGACCTGACCGCGCCCGGCTTCGGCCTCTCGGCGACGGGCTCGGTCCAGCGCAACAGCCACAAGTCGTACTTCGTGACCGTGCCGGCAGGCGCCAAGACCCTGGAGGTCGCCCTCGGCGGCCTGAAGGAGAAGAGCCAGACCCGGTTCATCGCGATCCACCCGTACGGCGTGCCGTTCGAGTCGACCGCGTCCAACGTGTGCTACCCGCACTACAACCCGGCCAACACCTGCCGTCCGGACCTGCGCTCGTACGCCAACCCGACGCCGGGCGTCTGGGAGATCGAGGTCGAGGCGCGCCGCACCTCGCCCGACCTGGACAACCCGTACAAGCTGGACGTCTCGGTGCTCGGCGCCGACTTCGACCCGGCCGTGCAGACCGTCGCCGAGGCGAAGGTCGGCACCCCGGCCGCCGTCGAGTGGAAGGTCACCAACAAGTTCGCCGCCATCGACGGCAAGCTGAAGGGCGGCTCGCTGGGCTCGGCCAAGGTCGAGACCCCGACCATCCAGCACCACGAGCAGCAGACGAAGACCGTCACCATCGGTGAGGGTGTGGAGCGGCTGGACGTGGCGATCGGCAACACCTCCGACAAGGCCGCCGACCTCGACCTGACGGTCTTCCTCGACGGCAAGCAGGTGGGCCAGGCCGCCGACGGCGACTCGGAGGAGGCCGTCTCGCTGGTCAAGCCGGCCGCCGGTACCTACACCATCGTGATCGACGGCTACTCGGTGCAGGCTGCGGGCGGCACGACCTACGACTACAGGGACGTGTACTACTCCGCCTCGCTGGGCAGCGTCCAGGTCGACGCCACCACGTCCTACCCGCTGGCCAACGGCGCGAGCGCCACGGTCGGCGCCCAGGTCCTGGTCGCCGGTGCCGCGCCCGAGGGCCGGCAGTTCTTCGGCGAGGTCCAGCTGCTGAACGCGCGCGGCACGGTCGCGGGCTCCGGCAGCGTCGTGATCGGCAACGTCGTCCCGTAA
- a CDS encoding CGNR zinc finger domain-containing protein, whose translation MTVSDPRPLVGEPVSLDLLNTRWMQDGVRQDLLTDTEGLGVWLTANGLDDRFAADAATLRHTLAARDALAGLVDRPGDPAATARVDAVLAHGRIRATLTPEGPGERAEFKDAAWGPGWTAARDYLDLLRTAPDRIRACAHEACILHFFDTSRNGTRRWCSMAACGNRAKASRHYARTKDN comes from the coding sequence ATGACCGTTTCCGACCCGCGGCCCTTGGTCGGCGAGCCGGTCTCCCTCGACCTGCTCAACACCCGCTGGATGCAGGACGGCGTACGCCAGGACCTGCTCACCGACACCGAGGGCCTGGGCGTCTGGCTCACCGCGAACGGGCTCGACGACCGCTTCGCCGCCGACGCGGCCACCCTCCGCCACACGCTCGCCGCCCGCGACGCCCTCGCCGGCCTCGTCGACCGGCCCGGCGACCCCGCCGCCACCGCCCGCGTCGACGCCGTCCTCGCCCACGGCCGCATCCGCGCGACGCTCACCCCCGAGGGTCCTGGCGAGCGGGCCGAGTTCAAGGACGCCGCCTGGGGACCGGGCTGGACCGCCGCTCGCGACTACCTCGACCTGCTGCGCACCGCACCGGACCGCATCCGGGCCTGCGCCCACGAGGCGTGCATCCTGCACTTCTTCGACACCTCGCGGAACGGGACCCGGCGCTGGTGCTCGATGGCGGCCTGCGGCAACCGGGCCAAGGCCTCGCGCCACTATGCCCGTACAAAAGACAACTAA
- a CDS encoding VOC family protein: MSAIGTLGTGHIGLNVTDLERSLGFYGDVLGFEVLREGKEDGRRYAFLGQGGQLVLTLWQQAEGAYEPARAGLHHLAFEAESIERVRAAETALKERGTSFAYEGVVPHAEGAASGGIFFHDPDGTRLEIYATSGAEGEEAPTETAPTCGFF; encoded by the coding sequence ATGTCGGCGATCGGAACGCTGGGCACGGGCCACATCGGACTCAACGTCACGGACCTGGAGCGCTCGCTCGGCTTCTACGGGGACGTCCTCGGCTTCGAGGTGCTCCGCGAGGGCAAGGAGGACGGACGGCGCTACGCCTTCCTGGGCCAGGGCGGACAGCTCGTCCTCACGCTGTGGCAGCAGGCGGAGGGCGCGTACGAGCCCGCCCGCGCCGGCCTGCACCACCTGGCCTTCGAGGCCGAGTCGATCGAGCGGGTCAGGGCGGCGGAGACGGCCCTGAAGGAGCGCGGCACGTCGTTCGCGTACGAGGGCGTGGTCCCCCACGCCGAGGGCGCGGCCTCCGGCGGCATCTTCTTCCACGACCCGGACGGCACCCGCCTGGAGATCTACGCCACGTCGGGCGCGGAGGGCGAGGAAGCCCCGACGGAGACCGCCCCTACCTGCGGCTTCTTCTAG
- a CDS encoding pyridoxamine 5'-phosphate oxidase family protein produces the protein MDPYNPGSLAVQEKAGVRHLADHVARSIGTGIRPIAAAFLELQPMLVLGAADADGQVWSTLLTGAPGFVRATGPHTISVAAPLPTSDGTSDGTSVGTIALDPRTRRRMRLNGLARPSARGFTVEAEQVFSNCPKYLQKRELYAPDTTTPPGAPRHGTALTPDQERLVRAADTFFIATAAPDGADASHRGGNPGFVRIDSPTELSWPDYPGNAMFLTLGNLETDGRAGLLFLDWRTGTTLQLTGEARIEYGPGSTRTTRFRVRRTVETPNASPLRWSHPEFSPANPPLPQDPA, from the coding sequence ATGGACCCGTACAACCCCGGCTCCCTCGCCGTCCAGGAGAAGGCCGGCGTCCGCCACCTCGCCGACCACGTCGCCCGCTCCATCGGCACCGGCATCCGCCCCATCGCCGCCGCCTTCCTCGAGCTCCAGCCCATGCTGGTGCTCGGGGCGGCGGACGCCGACGGTCAGGTCTGGAGCACGCTCCTGACCGGCGCGCCCGGCTTCGTCCGGGCGACCGGCCCGCACACGATCTCCGTGGCGGCGCCCCTTCCCACCTCCGACGGAACCTCCGACGGGACCTCCGTCGGAACGATCGCCCTCGACCCCCGCACCCGCCGCCGCATGCGCCTCAACGGCCTCGCCCGCCCCAGCGCCCGCGGCTTCACCGTCGAGGCGGAACAGGTCTTCTCCAACTGCCCGAAGTACCTCCAGAAGCGCGAGCTGTACGCGCCCGACACGACCACCCCACCCGGCGCCCCCCGCCACGGCACCGCGCTCACCCCCGACCAGGAGCGCCTCGTCCGCGCCGCCGACACCTTCTTCATCGCGACCGCTGCCCCCGACGGCGCGGACGCGAGCCACCGCGGCGGCAACCCCGGCTTCGTACGGATCGACTCGCCCACCGAGCTGAGCTGGCCGGACTATCCCGGCAACGCGATGTTCCTCACCCTCGGCAATCTGGAGACCGACGGCCGCGCGGGCCTGCTCTTCCTCGACTGGCGGACCGGCACCACGCTCCAGCTGACCGGCGAGGCCCGCATCGAGTACGGCCCCGGCTCCACCCGGACCACCCGCTTCCGTGTCCGGCGGACCGTCGAGACCCCGAACGCCAGCCCGCTGCGCTGGTCGCACCCCGAGTTCTCCCCGGCCAATCCGCCCCTCCCCCAGGACCCCGCATGA
- a CDS encoding HPP family protein encodes MTTAPARPQPRAMALATTVSVTALLALVALGTALRQPLLIPPLAASMALVAGAPDLPLSQPRSVVGGQLLSALTGFAVLLVTGPGLWGAALAGGLALGVMMAARTPHSPAAATAVIVTLQNPPFFSFLALLALASVLLVAVGLAGARATGRTYPAYWF; translated from the coding sequence ATGACGACCGCCCCCGCCCGCCCCCAACCCCGTGCCATGGCCCTGGCCACCACCGTCAGCGTCACGGCCCTGCTCGCCCTGGTCGCGCTCGGCACCGCCCTGCGCCAGCCCCTGCTGATCCCGCCGCTCGCGGCCAGCATGGCGCTGGTGGCGGGCGCCCCCGACCTGCCGCTCTCCCAGCCCCGCTCGGTCGTCGGCGGCCAGCTGCTCTCCGCGCTCACCGGCTTTGCCGTGCTGCTCGTCACCGGACCCGGCCTGTGGGGCGCGGCCCTCGCCGGCGGTCTCGCACTCGGCGTCATGATGGCGGCCCGCACCCCGCACTCACCCGCCGCGGCGACGGCCGTGATCGTCACCCTCCAGAATCCGCCGTTCTTCTCCTTCCTCGCCCTGCTGGCCCTCGCGAGCGTCCTGCTCGTCGCCGTCGGCCTCGCGGGCGCCCGCGCCACCGGGAGGACGTACCCCGCGTACTGGTTCTAA